Proteins co-encoded in one Cupriavidus nantongensis genomic window:
- a CDS encoding MdtA/MuxA family multidrug efflux RND transporter periplasmic adaptor subunit: MSNPEQGRPNPSPSPSSRPPRRNRRRLYAGLLVLLLAGSGWYWYAQRSDAAKGTAAGPGGASRPAAAGPGGPGGPGGGPGMPRSPVVVATVVQRDMDVVLNGLGNVTPVSNVTVRAQVSGPLLKVLFREGQMVKAGDVLAEIDPRPFQAALDQAVGQLARDQALLQNARLDQQRYRTLLGQDSISKQQVDTQDALVRQYEGVVKTDQGNVANARLQLGYTRIVAPVSGRIGLRQVDPGNIVNTSDTNGIALITQIQPIAVMYTIPEDNLPSVLKKLNAGEKLPVQAWDRQVRNQLGEGTLLTTDNQIDTTTGTVKLKAVFPNADGMLFPNQFVNVRTRVDTLRDATVIPVAAIQRGQQGTFVYTVDEASQVKVQVVELGPGDGTRTAVLKGLQPGQRVVVDGADRLKEGMTVETVDPAARAAAVVPASQPRARGRRHRDGAGGAGGASGAQADAAPAGASAPQGERRRQREAGASAPAARAPQP, from the coding sequence ATGTCCAACCCCGAACAAGGCCGACCCAACCCCTCCCCCTCCCCGTCCTCACGCCCGCCGCGCCGGAACCGGCGCCGGCTCTATGCCGGGCTGCTGGTGCTGCTGCTGGCCGGGAGCGGCTGGTACTGGTATGCGCAGCGCAGCGACGCCGCCAAAGGCACCGCGGCGGGCCCCGGCGGTGCCAGCAGACCCGCCGCGGCAGGACCGGGAGGTCCGGGCGGCCCCGGCGGTGGTCCGGGCATGCCGCGCTCGCCGGTGGTGGTCGCCACCGTGGTCCAGCGCGACATGGACGTGGTCCTGAACGGGCTCGGCAACGTGACCCCGGTCTCCAACGTGACCGTGCGCGCGCAGGTGTCCGGACCGCTGCTCAAGGTGCTGTTCAGGGAAGGCCAGATGGTCAAGGCCGGCGACGTGCTGGCCGAGATCGACCCGCGCCCGTTCCAGGCCGCGCTCGACCAGGCCGTCGGCCAGCTGGCGCGCGACCAGGCGCTGCTGCAGAACGCGCGGCTGGACCAGCAGCGCTACCGCACGCTGCTGGGCCAGGATTCGATCTCCAAGCAGCAGGTCGATACCCAGGACGCGCTGGTGCGCCAGTATGAAGGCGTGGTCAAGACCGATCAGGGCAATGTCGCCAACGCGCGCCTGCAGCTGGGCTACACCAGGATCGTGGCGCCGGTGTCGGGCCGCATCGGCCTGCGCCAGGTCGATCCCGGCAATATCGTCAATACCAGCGACACCAACGGCATCGCGCTGATCACGCAGATCCAGCCGATCGCGGTGATGTACACCATCCCCGAGGACAACCTGCCGTCGGTGCTGAAGAAGCTCAACGCCGGCGAAAAGCTGCCGGTGCAGGCCTGGGACCGCCAGGTGCGCAACCAGCTGGGCGAAGGCACGCTGCTGACCACCGACAACCAGATCGACACCACCACCGGCACGGTCAAGCTCAAGGCGGTGTTCCCCAATGCCGACGGCATGCTGTTTCCCAACCAGTTCGTCAACGTGCGCACGCGCGTCGACACGCTGCGCGACGCCACCGTGATCCCGGTGGCGGCGATCCAGCGGGGCCAGCAGGGCACCTTCGTCTATACCGTCGACGAAGCCAGCCAGGTCAAGGTGCAGGTGGTCGAGCTGGGCCCCGGCGACGGCACCCGCACCGCGGTGCTCAAGGGCCTGCAGCCCGGCCAGCGCGTGGTGGTTGACGGCGCCGACCGGCTCAAGGAAGGCATGACGGTCGAAACCGTCGACCCGGCCGCGCGCGCCGCCGCGGTGGTGCCGGCCAGCCAGCCGCGCGCGCGCGGGCGGCGCCATCGCGATGGTGCGGGCGGTGCCGGCGGCGCCAGCGGCGCGCAGGCCGATGCCGCCCCGGCAGGCGCTTCGGCGCCGCAAGGCGAACGCCGCCGCCAGCGCGAAGCCGGCGCCAGCGCACCGGCCGCGCGTGCACCGCAGCCGTAA
- a CDS encoding MdtB/MuxB family multidrug efflux RND transporter permease subunit has translation MNPSRLFIERPVATALLMLAILLSGLVAYRLLPLSALPEVDYPTIQVTTLYPGASPDVMTSSVTAPLERQFGQMPGLKQMSSSSSGGASVITLQFELTLPLDVAEQEVQAAINAGSNLLPSDLPMPPVYSKVNPADAPIMTIAMTSDTMPLPKLQDMVDTRVAQKISQIQGVGLVTISGGQRPAVRIQANPAALASLGMSIDDLRTAIGASNVNGAKGSFDGPQRASTIDANDQLRSADEYRQIILGYKNGAPIRITDVAEIVDGPENSRLAAWANDKPAIVLNIQRQPGANVIEVVDRIKALLPQLQNALPASVHVQLLTDRTTTIRASVEDVQFELLLAIALVVLVIFLFLRNIPATIIPGVAVPLSLVGTFGVMYLAGFSINNLTLMALTIATGFVVDDAIVMIENIMRYIEKGDSPMQAALKGSKQIGFTIISLTFSLVAVLIPLLFMGDVVGRLFREFAITLAVSILISAVVSLTLTPMMCARLLHHVPEEKLSRFHRATGRFFDNVIERYGRGLEWVLDRQKATLVVAVATLALTVLLYLLVPKGFFPVQDTGVIQGITEAAQTTSFSAMARKQEAVAKVVMQDPAVASLSSFIGVDGTNATLNAGRMLINLKPKDERDPIDVVTQRLQQAVHDLGGVSLFTQPVQDLTIEDKVSRTQYQFTVEDPDPATLATWVPKLVERLRQEPELRDVTSDQQNNGLRAYVDIDRDAAARFGITTAVIDSALYSAFGQRLVSTIFTQSSQYRVVLETMPEFRTSPQSLADLRLPSSSGGQVPLGAFARITERTGPLVINHQGQFPAATISFNLAPGESLGAAVDKITRVEQELGLPISMQTSFQGAALAFRASLSNTLWLILAAVVTMYIVLGVLYESTIHPVTILSTLPSAGVGALLALLVAGQDLGIIAIIGIILLIGIVKKNAIMMIDFALEAEREQGMSPRDAIFQACLLRFRPILMTTMAALLAALPLMLGSGIGSELRRPLGVTMVGGLLVSQVLTLFTTPVIYLAFDRVATRVKGWRKRRFGDPEEGGTGEEPAQESTPS, from the coding sequence ATGAACCCGTCCCGCCTCTTCATCGAGCGCCCGGTCGCCACGGCGCTGCTGATGCTGGCCATCCTGCTGTCCGGGCTGGTGGCCTACCGGCTGCTGCCGCTGTCGGCGCTGCCCGAGGTCGACTATCCCACCATCCAGGTCACCACGCTCTACCCCGGCGCCAGCCCGGACGTGATGACCTCGTCGGTGACCGCGCCGCTGGAACGCCAGTTCGGCCAGATGCCGGGGCTGAAGCAGATGTCGTCGTCTTCGTCAGGGGGGGCGTCGGTGATCACGCTGCAGTTCGAGCTGACCCTGCCGCTCGATGTAGCCGAGCAGGAGGTGCAGGCCGCCATCAACGCCGGCAGCAACCTGCTGCCGTCGGACCTGCCGATGCCGCCGGTCTACAGCAAGGTCAACCCGGCCGACGCGCCGATCATGACCATCGCCATGACCTCCGACACCATGCCGCTGCCCAAGCTGCAGGACATGGTCGACACGCGCGTGGCGCAGAAGATCTCGCAGATCCAGGGCGTGGGCCTGGTCACCATCAGCGGCGGCCAGCGCCCGGCGGTGCGGATCCAGGCCAACCCGGCCGCGCTGGCGTCGCTGGGCATGTCGATCGACGACCTGCGCACCGCCATCGGCGCTTCCAACGTCAACGGCGCCAAGGGCAGCTTCGACGGCCCGCAGCGCGCCTCGACCATCGATGCCAACGACCAGCTGCGCTCGGCTGACGAGTACCGCCAGATCATCCTGGGCTACAAGAACGGCGCGCCGATCCGCATCACCGACGTGGCCGAGATCGTCGACGGCCCCGAGAACAGCCGGCTGGCCGCCTGGGCCAACGACAAGCCCGCGATCGTGCTGAACATCCAGCGCCAGCCCGGCGCCAACGTGATCGAGGTGGTCGACCGCATCAAGGCGCTGCTGCCGCAGCTGCAGAACGCGCTGCCGGCGTCGGTGCACGTGCAGCTGCTGACAGACCGCACCACCACCATCCGTGCTTCGGTCGAGGACGTGCAGTTCGAGCTGCTGCTGGCGATCGCGCTGGTGGTGCTGGTGATCTTCCTGTTCCTGCGCAATATCCCCGCCACCATCATCCCGGGCGTGGCGGTGCCGCTGTCGCTGGTCGGCACTTTCGGCGTGATGTACCTGGCCGGCTTCTCGATCAACAACCTGACGCTGATGGCGCTGACCATCGCCACCGGCTTCGTCGTCGATGACGCGATCGTGATGATCGAGAACATCATGCGCTACATCGAAAAGGGCGACTCGCCGATGCAGGCGGCGCTGAAGGGGTCGAAGCAGATTGGCTTCACCATCATCTCGCTGACCTTCTCGCTGGTGGCGGTGCTGATCCCGCTGCTGTTCATGGGCGACGTGGTCGGGCGCCTGTTCCGCGAGTTCGCGATCACGCTGGCGGTGTCGATCCTGATCTCGGCGGTGGTGTCGCTGACGCTGACGCCGATGATGTGCGCGCGCCTGCTGCACCATGTGCCGGAGGAAAAGCTGTCGCGCTTCCACCGCGCCACCGGCCGCTTCTTCGACAACGTGATCGAGCGCTACGGCCGCGGGCTGGAGTGGGTGCTGGACCGCCAGAAGGCCACGCTGGTGGTGGCGGTGGCCACGCTGGCGCTGACCGTGCTGCTGTACCTGCTGGTGCCCAAGGGCTTCTTCCCGGTGCAGGACACCGGCGTGATCCAGGGCATCACCGAGGCCGCGCAGACCACCTCGTTCAGCGCCATGGCGCGCAAGCAGGAGGCGGTGGCCAAGGTGGTGATGCAGGACCCGGCGGTGGCGAGCCTGTCGTCGTTCATCGGCGTCGACGGCACCAACGCCACGCTCAATGCCGGGCGCATGCTGATCAACCTCAAGCCCAAGGACGAGCGCGATCCGATCGACGTGGTGACGCAGCGGCTGCAGCAGGCGGTGCACGACCTCGGCGGCGTGTCGCTGTTCACGCAGCCGGTGCAGGACCTGACCATCGAGGACAAGGTCTCGCGCACGCAGTACCAGTTCACGGTGGAAGACCCCGATCCCGCGACGCTGGCGACGTGGGTGCCGAAGCTGGTCGAGCGCCTGCGCCAGGAGCCGGAGCTGCGCGATGTCACCAGCGACCAGCAGAACAACGGCCTGCGCGCCTATGTCGATATCGACCGCGACGCCGCGGCGCGCTTCGGCATCACCACCGCGGTGATCGACAGCGCGCTGTACAGCGCCTTCGGCCAGCGGCTGGTGTCGACCATCTTCACGCAGTCGAGCCAGTACCGCGTGGTGCTCGAGACCATGCCGGAATTCCGCACCAGCCCGCAATCGCTGGCCGACCTGCGCCTGCCCTCCTCGTCCGGCGGGCAGGTGCCGCTGGGCGCGTTCGCGCGCATCACCGAGCGCACCGGGCCGCTGGTGATCAACCACCAGGGGCAGTTCCCGGCGGCGACGATCTCGTTCAACCTCGCGCCGGGCGAATCGCTCGGCGCGGCGGTCGACAAGATCACCAGGGTCGAGCAGGAACTGGGGCTGCCGATCTCGATGCAGACCAGCTTCCAGGGCGCGGCGCTGGCGTTCCGCGCGTCGCTGTCGAACACGCTGTGGCTGATCCTGGCCGCGGTGGTGACCATGTATATCGTGCTGGGCGTGCTGTATGAAAGCACCATCCACCCGGTCACGATCCTGTCGACGCTGCCGTCGGCCGGTGTCGGCGCGCTGCTGGCGCTGCTGGTGGCGGGGCAGGACCTGGGCATCATCGCCATCATCGGCATCATCCTGCTGATCGGCATCGTCAAGAAGAACGCGATCATGATGATCGACTTCGCGCTCGAGGCCGAGCGCGAGCAGGGCATGTCGCCGCGCGACGCGATCTTCCAGGCCTGCCTGCTGCGCTTCCGCCCGATCCTGATGACCACCATGGCGGCGCTGCTGGCGGCGCTGCCGCTGATGCTGGGCTCGGGCATCGGCAGCGAGCTGCGCCGGCCGCTGGGCGTGACCATGGTCGGCGGCCTGCTGGTGAGCCAGGTGCTGACGCTGTTCACCACGCCGGTGATCTACCTGGCCTTCGACCGCGTGGCGACGCGCGTCAAGGGCTGGCGCAAGCGCCGCTTCGGTGATCCGGAGGAAGGCGGCACGGGCGAGGAGCCGGCGCAGGAATCCACCCCGTCATGA
- a CDS encoding efflux RND transporter permease subunit has product MNLSAAFIHRPVATALLTLGILLAGLAALRLLPVSPLPQVDFPTISVSASLPGASPETMAATVATPLERALGTIAGVTEITSSSSLGSTRVTLQFDLSRNIDGAARDVQAAINASRATLPTSLPNNPTYRKVNPADAPIMIIALTSPTMTRGQLYDAASTILAQKLSQVEGVGQVTIGGASLPAVRVELNPTALNNYGISLEDVRNTISATNANRPLGTLENASNNWQVYANDQAMKAEDYMPLIIRYATPGTYSSASAGALIASTANATASGGVSTKVVNGVTVTTLTTSSGTTTITSGATGGTSATSGPNSFAVPVRLRDVANVVDSVQDIRNAGSANGKPSVLLVLNRSPGANIIETVDRVNEILPQLQKMIPAAISMDVMMDRTPTIRASLREVEHTLMISVALVIMVVFVFLRNVRATLIPSVAVPVSLIGTFSVMYLAGFSLNNLSLMALTIATGFVVDDAIVVLENISRHIEDGMKPLAAALRGAREVGFTVLSMSLSLIAVFIPLLMMGGIVGRLFQEFAITLSVAILVSLVVSLTTTPMMCARMLRPVEPEQQGRFFRATERMFQWLHDGYARSLSTALRLSPLVWLVLLATIALNVYLYVIVPKGFFPQQDTGRLIGFIRADQATSFQAMRGKLDSFIKIVQSDPAVENVTGFTGGSQRNTGQMFVTLKPLAQRESADTIIARLRDKLAKEPGARLFLQSVQDIRVGGRQSSSQYQFTLQSDDLEVLRTWEPKVRAALSNLKGLEDIDTDTNDKGLQTSVIIDRDTASRLGVTAQQVDAVLNNAFGQRLVSTIYHPLNQYRVVMELSPEYLQGPDALKDIYVVTGNGNRVPLSAFARVVPTSTPLGVNHQGQFAASTISFNLAEGTSLSQATDAIHREMARIGAPETLRANFQGGAKAFQDSLKSQPILILAALITIYIVLGVLYESYVHPLTILSTLPSAGVGALLALLASNTDFSIIALIGVILLIGIVKKNAIMMIDFAIDAERREGLSPRDAIYRACLLRFRPILMTTMAALLGAVPLALGRGDGAELRAPLGISIVGGLVVSQLLTLYTTPVVYLTLDRWRLKVKAWRQRRRGTGTPDQPAAV; this is encoded by the coding sequence ATGAATCTCTCGGCCGCCTTCATCCACCGCCCAGTCGCGACCGCGCTGCTGACGCTCGGCATCCTGCTGGCGGGGCTGGCGGCGCTGCGGCTGCTGCCGGTGTCGCCGCTGCCGCAGGTGGACTTTCCCACCATCTCGGTGTCGGCGTCGCTGCCCGGCGCCAGCCCGGAAACCATGGCCGCCACCGTGGCCACGCCGCTGGAGCGCGCGCTCGGCACCATCGCCGGCGTGACCGAGATCACCTCGAGCAGCTCGCTGGGCTCGACCCGGGTGACGCTGCAGTTCGACCTGTCGCGCAATATCGACGGCGCCGCGCGCGACGTGCAGGCCGCCATCAACGCCTCGCGCGCGACGCTGCCGACCAGCCTGCCCAACAACCCGACCTACCGCAAGGTCAACCCGGCCGACGCGCCGATCATGATCATCGCGCTGACCTCGCCGACCATGACGCGCGGGCAGCTGTACGACGCGGCCTCGACCATCCTGGCGCAGAAGCTGTCGCAGGTCGAGGGCGTGGGCCAGGTCACCATCGGCGGCGCGTCGCTGCCGGCGGTGCGGGTCGAACTGAACCCGACCGCGCTGAACAACTACGGCATCTCGCTCGAGGACGTGCGCAATACCATCAGCGCGACCAATGCCAACCGGCCGCTGGGCACGCTCGAGAACGCCAGCAACAACTGGCAGGTCTACGCCAACGACCAGGCGATGAAGGCGGAAGACTACATGCCGCTGATCATCCGCTACGCCACGCCGGGCACGTACTCGTCGGCCTCGGCGGGCGCGCTGATCGCCAGCACCGCCAATGCCACCGCCAGCGGCGGCGTCAGCACCAAGGTGGTCAACGGCGTCACCGTGACCACGCTGACCACCAGCAGCGGCACCACCACCATCACCAGCGGTGCCACCGGCGGCACCAGCGCCACCAGCGGCCCCAATTCGTTCGCGGTGCCGGTGCGGCTGCGCGACGTCGCCAACGTGGTCGATTCGGTGCAGGACATCCGCAATGCCGGCTCGGCCAACGGCAAGCCGTCGGTGCTGCTGGTGCTGAACCGCTCGCCCGGCGCCAACATCATCGAGACCGTCGACCGCGTCAACGAAATACTGCCGCAGCTGCAGAAGATGATCCCCGCGGCGATCTCGATGGACGTGATGATGGACCGCACCCCCACCATCCGCGCCTCGCTGCGCGAGGTCGAGCACACGCTGATGATCTCGGTGGCGCTGGTGATCATGGTGGTGTTCGTGTTCCTGCGCAACGTGCGCGCCACCCTGATTCCCAGCGTGGCGGTGCCGGTATCGCTGATCGGCACGTTCTCGGTGATGTACCTGGCCGGGTTCTCGCTGAACAACCTGTCGCTGATGGCGCTGACCATCGCCACCGGCTTCGTCGTCGACGATGCCATCGTGGTGCTGGAGAACATCTCGCGCCATATCGAGGACGGCATGAAGCCGCTGGCGGCGGCGCTGCGCGGCGCGCGCGAGGTCGGGTTCACGGTGCTGTCGATGAGCCTGTCGCTGATCGCGGTGTTCATCCCGCTGCTGATGATGGGCGGCATCGTCGGCCGGCTGTTCCAGGAATTCGCGATCACGCTGTCGGTGGCGATCCTGGTGTCGCTGGTGGTCTCGCTGACCACCACGCCGATGATGTGCGCGCGCATGCTGCGGCCGGTGGAACCGGAACAACAGGGACGCTTCTTCCGCGCCACCGAGCGCATGTTCCAGTGGCTGCATGACGGCTATGCGCGTTCGCTGTCGACCGCGCTGCGGCTGAGTCCGCTGGTATGGCTGGTGCTGCTCGCCACCATCGCGCTCAACGTCTACCTGTATGTGATCGTGCCCAAGGGCTTTTTCCCGCAGCAGGACACCGGGCGGCTGATCGGCTTTATCCGCGCCGACCAGGCGACCTCGTTCCAGGCCATGCGCGGCAAGCTCGACAGCTTCATCAAGATCGTCCAGTCCGACCCCGCGGTGGAGAACGTGACCGGCTTTACCGGCGGCTCGCAGCGCAATACCGGGCAGATGTTCGTCACGCTCAAGCCACTGGCGCAGCGCGAATCGGCCGACACCATCATTGCGCGGCTGCGCGACAAGCTGGCCAAGGAACCGGGCGCGAGGCTGTTCCTGCAATCGGTGCAGGACATCCGCGTCGGCGGGCGCCAGAGCAGCTCGCAGTACCAGTTCACGCTGCAGTCCGACGACCTGGAGGTGCTGCGCACGTGGGAGCCCAAGGTGCGCGCGGCGCTGTCCAACCTCAAGGGGCTGGAGGACATCGATACCGACACCAACGACAAGGGCCTGCAGACCTCGGTCATCATCGACCGCGATACGGCCTCGCGCCTGGGCGTGACCGCGCAGCAGGTGGATGCCGTGCTGAACAACGCCTTTGGCCAGCGGCTGGTATCGACCATCTACCACCCGCTCAACCAGTACCGCGTGGTGATGGAGTTGAGCCCGGAATACCTGCAGGGCCCGGATGCGCTCAAGGACATCTACGTGGTCACCGGCAACGGCAACCGCGTGCCGCTGTCCGCGTTCGCGCGCGTGGTGCCGACCAGCACGCCGCTGGGCGTGAACCACCAGGGCCAGTTCGCGGCCTCGACGATCTCGTTCAACCTGGCCGAAGGCACTTCGCTGTCGCAGGCGACCGATGCCATCCACCGCGAGATGGCGCGCATCGGCGCCCCGGAGACCCTGCGCGCCAACTTCCAGGGCGGTGCCAAGGCGTTCCAGGACTCGCTCAAGAGCCAGCCGATCCTGATCCTGGCGGCGCTGATCACGATCTATATCGTGCTGGGCGTGCTGTACGAGAGCTACGTGCACCCGCTGACGATCCTGTCGACGCTGCCATCGGCCGGCGTAGGTGCGCTGCTGGCGCTGCTGGCCTCGAACACCGACTTCAGCATCATCGCGCTGATCGGCGTGATCCTGCTGATCGGCATCGTCAAGAAGAACGCGATCATGATGATCGACTTCGCCATCGACGCCGAGCGGCGCGAGG
- a CDS encoding ATP-binding protein yields the protein MKLRRIDTLFGRIALLIAAVLVISHFSWLAILRMDRRQQQVDYSVEQMLFQLDSIERALDARPPAKLPSLVETANTADADEHATAPKGGRSRRLVEQFISRLPQGTEIRLEDETTPRIWIKLPSRADWIAMPILWVHNPPPDNRLVPGVMLVVGVAIVFAVLIAWQIQRPVRDMANAAALLSRQHAVPPLRERGPHELRQLIERFNRMVADLARIDQERNTMLAGIAHDLKTPLARLRLRAEMLADPKAAAGVTRDVDSMAAIVEQFLSFAQTSEPTARPVPVDRRVNELAASLAEQERQVVLSLGAGEGFRMIATQLDRIVGNLVDNAYAYGKPPVCIATSRTPDGYMLVVEDQGDGIPDHDKERATLPFVRLDPARGGNAHSGLGLAIVDRLVRQAGGKLNLVNAEGGGLRVEMVFGAATV from the coding sequence ATGAAGTTGCGACGTATCGATACCCTGTTCGGGCGCATTGCGCTGCTGATCGCCGCGGTGCTGGTGATCAGCCATTTCTCGTGGCTGGCGATCCTGCGCATGGACCGGCGCCAGCAGCAGGTCGACTATTCGGTGGAGCAGATGCTGTTCCAGCTCGACAGTATCGAGCGCGCGCTCGATGCGCGGCCCCCGGCGAAGCTGCCCAGCCTGGTGGAAACCGCCAACACCGCCGATGCCGACGAACACGCCACCGCGCCCAAGGGCGGGCGCTCGCGCCGGCTGGTGGAGCAGTTCATCAGCCGCCTGCCGCAAGGCACCGAGATCCGGCTCGAGGACGAGACCACGCCGCGCATCTGGATCAAGCTGCCGAGCCGCGCCGACTGGATCGCGATGCCGATCCTGTGGGTCCACAACCCGCCGCCGGACAACCGGCTGGTGCCGGGGGTGATGCTGGTGGTGGGCGTGGCGATCGTGTTCGCAGTGCTGATCGCGTGGCAGATCCAGCGGCCGGTGCGCGACATGGCCAACGCGGCCGCGCTGCTGTCGCGCCAGCACGCCGTGCCGCCGCTGCGCGAGCGCGGCCCGCACGAGCTGCGCCAGCTGATCGAGCGTTTCAACCGCATGGTGGCCGACCTCGCGCGCATCGACCAGGAACGCAACACCATGCTGGCCGGCATCGCCCACGACCTGAAGACGCCGCTGGCGCGGCTGCGCCTGCGCGCCGAGATGCTGGCCGATCCCAAGGCCGCCGCGGGGGTCACGCGCGATGTCGATTCGATGGCGGCCATCGTCGAGCAGTTCCTGAGCTTCGCGCAGACCAGCGAGCCGACCGCGCGGCCGGTGCCGGTGGACCGGCGCGTCAACGAGCTGGCCGCCTCGCTGGCCGAGCAGGAGCGCCAGGTGGTGCTGTCGCTGGGCGCGGGCGAGGGCTTCCGCATGATCGCCACGCAGCTGGACCGCATCGTCGGCAACCTGGTCGACAACGCCTACGCCTATGGCAAGCCGCCGGTCTGCATCGCGACCTCGCGCACGCCGGACGGCTACATGCTGGTGGTGGAAGACCAGGGCGACGGCATTCCCGACCATGACAAGGAACGCGCCACGCTGCCGTTCGTGCGGCTCGATCCGGCGCGCGGCGGCAATGCCCATTCCGGGCTGGGGCTGGCGATCGTCGACCGGCTGGTGCGGCAGGCGGGCGGCAAGCTCAACCTGGTGAATGCCGAAGGGGGCGGGCTGCGGGTGGAGATGGTGTTTGGGGCGGCTACGGTCTAG
- a CDS encoding aminoacyl-tRNA deacylase, which produces MSKTKHVSETPATQFLRKQGVAFGEHPYDYVEHGGTGESARQLGVPEHDVVKTLIMEDERAQPLVVLMHGDCSVSTKNLARQTGRKSVQPCKPEVAQRHSGYLVGGTSPFGTRKRMPVYVEATVLELARIYINGGRRGYLVSLDPKLLPALLDAQPVQCALPD; this is translated from the coding sequence ATGAGCAAGACCAAGCACGTCTCCGAAACCCCGGCCACCCAGTTCCTGCGCAAGCAAGGCGTGGCCTTCGGCGAGCACCCCTATGACTACGTCGAGCACGGCGGCACCGGCGAATCGGCGCGGCAGCTGGGCGTGCCCGAGCATGACGTGGTCAAGACCCTGATCATGGAAGACGAGCGCGCGCAGCCGCTGGTGGTGCTGATGCACGGCGACTGCTCGGTCTCGACCAAGAACCTGGCGCGCCAGACCGGGCGCAAGAGCGTGCAGCCGTGCAAGCCCGAGGTGGCGCAGCGGCACAGCGGCTACCTGGTCGGCGGCACCTCGCCGTTCGGCACCAGGAAGCGCATGCCGGTGTATGTGGAAGCGACCGTGCTGGAACTGGCGCGCATCTATATCAACGGCGGGCGCCGCGGCTACCTGGTCAGCCTGGACCCGAAGCTGCTGCCCGCACTGCTCGACGCCCAGCCGGTGCAGTGCGCGCTGCCGGACTGA
- the plsY gene encoding glycerol-3-phosphate 1-O-acyltransferase PlsY has protein sequence MANLLFALAAYLIGSVSFAVVVSKLMGLPDPHSYGSGNPGATNVLRTGNKKAAVLTLIGDALKGWLAVWLAARFGPAYGLTDTGLAMVALAVFLGHLFPVFHRFAGGKGVATAAGILLAINPILGLGTLATWLIIAFFFRYSSLAALVAAIFAPFFHVLMNGVDMMAGAIFVISVLLIARHRQNIAKLLAGKESRIGEKKKV, from the coding sequence ATGGCCAATCTGCTTTTTGCCCTTGCCGCCTACCTGATCGGCTCCGTTTCCTTCGCTGTGGTCGTCAGCAAGCTGATGGGGCTGCCGGACCCGCATTCCTACGGCTCGGGCAACCCCGGTGCCACCAACGTGCTGCGCACCGGCAACAAGAAGGCGGCAGTCCTGACGCTGATCGGCGATGCCCTGAAGGGCTGGCTGGCGGTCTGGCTGGCGGCGCGCTTCGGCCCGGCGTACGGCCTCACCGACACCGGACTGGCCATGGTGGCGCTGGCGGTGTTCCTGGGCCACCTGTTCCCCGTATTCCACCGCTTCGCCGGCGGCAAGGGCGTGGCCACCGCGGCCGGCATCCTGCTGGCGATCAATCCCATCCTGGGCCTGGGCACGCTGGCCACCTGGCTGATCATCGCCTTCTTCTTCCGCTATTCGTCGCTGGCGGCGCTGGTGGCGGCGATCTTCGCGCCGTTCTTCCATGTGCTGATGAACGGCGTCGACATGATGGCCGGCGCGATCTTTGTCATCAGCGTGCTGCTGATCGCGCGGCACCGGCAGAACATCGCCAAGCTGCTGGCGGGGAAGGAAAGCCGGATCGGGGAGAAGAAGAAGGTTTGA
- a CDS encoding response regulator, whose protein sequence is MRTNQPTQILVVDDDPELRDLLREYLTQQGFAVAVMHDGDGLQARLERERPALIVLDLMMPKVDGLTALRNLRARNDDIPVILLTARSDEIDRIVGLEIGADDYLGKPFSPRELLARINAVLRRKLARPAAAPEDRESVAFGPFRVNFRQRTLTRAGQALSISDTEFALLKLLLMHPLEVLSRERIVELMYGSASGISDRGIDVQIWRLRRLLDEDAQRPRYIQTVRGRGYTFVPDEAEEIPAGLPE, encoded by the coding sequence ATGCGAACGAACCAGCCTACCCAGATCCTTGTCGTCGACGACGACCCCGAACTGCGCGACCTGCTGCGCGAGTACCTGACCCAGCAGGGCTTCGCGGTCGCGGTAATGCATGACGGCGACGGCCTGCAGGCGCGCCTGGAGCGTGAGCGGCCGGCGCTGATCGTGCTGGACCTGATGATGCCCAAGGTCGACGGCCTGACCGCGCTGCGCAACCTGCGCGCCCGCAACGACGATATCCCGGTGATCCTGCTCACCGCCCGCAGCGACGAGATCGACCGCATCGTCGGCCTCGAGATCGGCGCCGACGACTATCTCGGCAAGCCGTTCTCGCCGCGCGAGCTGCTGGCGCGCATCAACGCCGTGCTGCGGCGCAAGCTGGCGCGCCCGGCAGCGGCGCCCGAGGACCGCGAGTCGGTCGCGTTCGGGCCGTTCCGCGTCAACTTCCGCCAGCGCACGCTGACGCGTGCCGGCCAGGCGCTGTCGATCAGCGATACCGAGTTCGCGCTGCTCAAGCTGCTGCTGATGCATCCGCTCGAAGTGCTGTCGCGCGAGCGCATCGTCGAGCTGATGTACGGCAGCGCCAGCGGCATCAGCGACCGCGGCATCGACGTGCAGATCTGGCGCCTGCGCCGGCTGCTGGACGAGGACGCGCAGCGCCCGCGCTATATCCAGACCGTGCGCGGCCGCGGCTACACCTTCGTGCCCGACGAAGCGGAAGAGATTCCCGCGGGCCTCCCCGAATAA